One window from the genome of Mycolicibacterium gadium encodes:
- a CDS encoding D-alanyl-D-alanine carboxypeptidase family protein yields the protein MRKLLAALAITLCSANAVAAPAAAQPAMEPSGAVALPEGPAQAWLLADLDTGAILASRNPNEPHAPASTIKPLLAMVVLDNLRPDNFARANSSHTEVECSCVGLKPGQPYTVQQLLAALLMVSGNDAANMLADMLGGQGVAVPAMNRKAASLGARSTKASSPSGLDGPGWESTTTPLDLALIYRAALRYPLIAQIMRSPSAQFPGKALTNQNELLSRYPGTFAGKTGFTNLARHTYVAAAQRGNRRLVVVEMYGTGDLYGQAMRLFDWGFGQPR from the coding sequence GTGCGAAAGTTGTTGGCCGCCTTGGCGATCACCCTGTGCTCGGCCAATGCGGTAGCGGCTCCCGCCGCGGCGCAGCCCGCCATGGAGCCGTCGGGGGCTGTCGCGTTGCCGGAAGGGCCGGCGCAGGCGTGGCTGCTCGCCGATCTGGACACCGGAGCAATTCTGGCCTCCCGCAACCCAAATGAGCCACACGCGCCCGCGAGCACCATCAAACCGCTGCTGGCGATGGTGGTGCTGGACAATCTGCGGCCGGACAACTTCGCTCGTGCCAACTCGTCACATACCGAGGTCGAGTGCTCGTGCGTGGGTTTGAAGCCGGGGCAGCCCTACACCGTTCAGCAGCTGTTGGCGGCGCTGCTGATGGTGTCGGGTAACGACGCGGCGAACATGCTGGCAGACATGCTCGGCGGACAGGGTGTCGCGGTCCCGGCGATGAATCGCAAGGCCGCCTCCCTCGGCGCCCGGTCCACCAAGGCGTCGTCGCCGTCGGGGCTGGACGGGCCGGGGTGGGAATCCACCACCACACCCCTCGACCTCGCGTTGATCTATCGCGCGGCGCTGCGCTATCCGCTGATCGCACAGATCATGCGATCGCCGTCGGCGCAGTTCCCCGGGAAGGCCCTCACCAACCAGAACGAACTCCTGAGCCGCTACCCCGGCACGTTCGCGGGCAAGACCGGGTTCACCAATCTCGCGCGCCACACCTATGTGGCCGCCGCCCAGCGTGGCAACCGCCGTCTTGTGGTGGTGGAGATGTACGGCACCGGCGATCTGTACGGCCAGGCGATGCGCTTGTTCGACTGGGGTTTCGGCCAGCCTCGCTGA
- a CDS encoding D-alanyl-D-alanine carboxypeptidase family protein: protein MRRILVCIATTLCLFAGGTAVASAVPAAVVQPSGSVPVPEGPAQAWIVADMDSGAVLAARDEYGQFAPASTIKVLLALTVLDELPLDATIVASEADTKVECNCAGVTPGMVYTTRQLLEALLLVSGNDAANTLASMLGGQDVAVMKMNGKAALLGAYGTNAGSPSGLDGPGIDMWSSPHDLAVIFRAAMANPVFAQITAQPTAVFPTKTGDKVLVNQDELLKRYPGTLGGKTGFTDLAQKTFVGAAGRNGRRLVIAMMFGMDKPGQPTYWDQAASLLDWGFALDRNATIGSL from the coding sequence ATGCGGAGGATTCTTGTCTGCATCGCGACCACGCTGTGCCTATTCGCCGGGGGGACCGCGGTGGCCTCAGCCGTGCCGGCCGCCGTCGTCCAGCCATCCGGTTCGGTTCCCGTCCCCGAAGGCCCCGCCCAGGCATGGATCGTCGCCGACATGGACAGCGGCGCCGTGCTGGCGGCCCGTGACGAGTACGGCCAGTTCGCACCCGCAAGCACCATCAAGGTGCTGCTTGCGCTGACGGTGCTCGACGAACTCCCGCTCGACGCGACGATCGTGGCCAGCGAGGCCGACACCAAGGTGGAATGCAACTGCGCAGGCGTGACCCCCGGCATGGTCTACACCACACGCCAGCTGCTCGAGGCGCTGCTGCTGGTGTCGGGCAACGACGCCGCCAACACCCTGGCGAGCATGCTCGGCGGCCAAGACGTCGCTGTGATGAAGATGAACGGCAAGGCGGCGCTGCTCGGCGCGTACGGCACCAATGCGGGCTCACCGTCGGGTCTCGACGGTCCGGGCATCGACATGTGGTCCTCGCCGCACGACCTTGCGGTGATCTTCCGTGCCGCCATGGCCAACCCGGTGTTCGCGCAGATCACCGCCCAGCCGACCGCCGTCTTCCCCACCAAGACCGGTGACAAGGTGCTGGTCAACCAGGACGAGCTGCTCAAGCGCTATCCGGGCACCCTTGGCGGCAAGACGGGCTTCACCGACCTCGCGCAGAAGACGTTCGTCGGCGCAGCGGGCCGCAACGGCCGACGCCTGGTCATCGCGATGATGTTCGGTATGGACAAGCCCGGGCAGCCGACCTACTGGGATCAGGCCGCCAGCCTGCTGGACTGGGGCTTTGCACTTGATCGGAATGCGACGATCGGCAGTCTTTAG